One genomic region from Sphingomonas paeninsulae encodes:
- the pspB gene encoding envelope stress response membrane protein PspB — MEDVLVPVMVVGMLFIGLPWLVFHYITKWKQAKTLTVDDENLLDDMHDTARRLEERVITIERILTAENPNWKMNG, encoded by the coding sequence ATGGAAGACGTACTTGTTCCCGTAATGGTCGTCGGGATGCTCTTCATCGGGCTTCCGTGGCTGGTGTTTCACTACATCACCAAGTGGAAGCAGGCGAAGACGCTGACCGTCGATGATGAAAATCTGCTCGACGATATGCACGACACCGCACGTCGATTGGAGGAGCGGGTAATCACGATCGAACGGATCCTGACCGCCGAGAACCCCAATTGGAAAATGAACGGCTGA
- a CDS encoding inner membrane-spanning protein YciB produces MNVPDQTVPAPAPKSHPGWTLAIDYGPLVAFFVAYKFAGIFTGTAIFMVAMIAALVISRWKLGRISPMLWLSAILILGFGGLTVWFHNPKFIQLKPTIIYLLLGGLLAIGLATGRPLLKYVLEAGYDGLTDRGWMILSRNWAIFFFAMAGFNEILRHTLDFDMWLTVKVWALPILSFAFALANIPILTKHGFGEAVAAKPPRVDTFDWPPPPRLKGEGTGIISDPRAMHRCRRDSGQRSPS; encoded by the coding sequence TTGAACGTTCCTGACCAGACTGTGCCCGCACCTGCGCCAAAATCGCACCCGGGCTGGACGCTTGCCATCGACTATGGCCCGCTGGTCGCCTTTTTCGTGGCTTATAAATTCGCAGGCATCTTTACCGGCACCGCAATCTTCATGGTCGCTATGATCGCTGCGCTAGTCATTTCGCGCTGGAAACTGGGGAGAATTTCGCCAATGCTGTGGCTGTCGGCGATCCTGATCCTGGGCTTCGGGGGTCTGACCGTCTGGTTTCACAATCCGAAATTCATCCAGCTAAAGCCAACGATCATTTACCTGTTGCTCGGAGGATTGCTGGCGATCGGGCTAGCGACCGGACGGCCATTGCTAAAATATGTGCTCGAGGCGGGCTATGACGGTCTGACCGATCGCGGCTGGATGATCCTGTCGCGGAACTGGGCAATATTCTTTTTCGCGATGGCTGGCTTCAACGAAATCCTACGTCATACGCTTGATTTCGATATGTGGCTGACTGTGAAGGTCTGGGCGCTGCCGATACTTTCGTTTGCCTTTGCGCTTGCCAACATTCCAATTTTGACAAAGCACGGTTTCGGCGAGGCGGTTGCTGCTAAGCCCCCGAGGGTTGATACATTCGATTGGCCGCCCCCTCCCCGGTTAAAGGGAGAAGGCACCGGGATTATTTCTGATCCGCGCGCAATGCACCGTTGCCGTCGAGATTCTGGGCAACGAAGTCCCAGTTGA
- a CDS encoding (2Fe-2S) ferredoxin domain-containing protein, which yields MLKRVSSNWGSAVLVCAKCSKKIDGGFGEKGKTRLVKALKKEIGKGRKAALGIVEVKCLGVCPKNAVTVIDSRKPGEWMVVRAGTPIAQVKALLTE from the coding sequence ATGTTGAAGCGCGTTTCCTCGAACTGGGGCAGCGCTGTTCTCGTCTGTGCGAAATGTTCGAAAAAGATCGACGGTGGTTTTGGTGAAAAGGGCAAGACCCGTCTTGTAAAAGCGCTGAAGAAAGAAATCGGCAAGGGGCGGAAAGCGGCGCTTGGCATCGTCGAGGTCAAATGCCTCGGTGTGTGTCCGAAGAATGCAGTGACCGTCATCGATTCGCGTAAACCCGGCGAATGGATGGTCGTTCGCGCAGGAACACCGATCGCTCAGGTAAAAGCCCTGCTCACTGAGTGA
- a CDS encoding energy transducer TonB has product MFNTAIISNVATSIVGAAFCSVAALAIAVPSAHAAAPAGFQKAVEASIDNNLRLPVNTDSKGVATVAVSIDGNGSVSDVNIVQSSGHISFDREAIRTAHAVRYPATGKPRTMAMVLGFNQPATSRQVLHGKQLVDAYRTDRRQLLANKTTAQPVG; this is encoded by the coding sequence ATGTTCAACACAGCCATCATCAGCAACGTTGCCACCTCAATCGTCGGAGCAGCATTCTGCAGCGTCGCCGCACTCGCCATCGCGGTTCCATCGGCCCACGCCGCGGCACCCGCCGGCTTCCAAAAAGCGGTCGAAGCCAGCATCGACAACAACCTTCGCCTGCCAGTGAATACCGACAGCAAGGGTGTCGCAACGGTTGCAGTCTCGATCGACGGCAATGGTTCGGTCAGCGATGTGAATATCGTCCAGTCGAGCGGCCATATCAGCTTTGACCGTGAAGCGATCCGCACCGCTCATGCTGTACGCTATCCAGCGACGGGCAAGCCCCGCACGATGGCGATGGTCCTGGGCTTTAATCAGCCCGCCACCAGCCGTCAGGTTTTACACGGCAAGCAACTGGTCGATGCCTATCGCACCGATCGCCGCCAACTGCTTGCTAACAAGACGACTGCTCAGCCCGTTGGCTGA
- the pspA gene encoding phage shock protein PspA — protein sequence MGIFSRTLDIFAANMTDMLDRAEDPAKMIRMIILEMEETLVETRASAARLIADQKEMRRHIMKLSSLETNWEEKAELALSKGREDLAKAALVERQKATDLAEQLAGEIATLEESLKSSEQDIAKLQTKLREARTRQNAIANRMETANNKLRVREAYAGERAQDAFSRFELLERRADLAEGRAEAASLAGEPKSLEEEIAELKSSEKVDAALAAMKAKSAVKEA from the coding sequence ATGGGTATTTTTTCCCGCACCCTCGACATCTTTGCCGCCAACATGACCGACATGCTGGATCGCGCCGAAGATCCGGCCAAGATGATCCGAATGATCATCCTGGAAATGGAGGAGACGCTGGTTGAAACCCGCGCCTCCGCTGCTCGTCTGATCGCAGATCAAAAGGAAATGCGCCGCCACATCATGAAGCTTTCGTCCCTTGAAACCAATTGGGAGGAAAAGGCCGAACTCGCTTTGTCGAAGGGCCGCGAAGACCTTGCCAAAGCAGCATTGGTCGAGCGCCAGAAGGCAACTGACCTGGCCGAACAACTGGCTGGCGAAATCGCCACGCTGGAGGAGTCGCTCAAATCTTCGGAACAGGACATCGCCAAGCTTCAGACGAAGCTGCGCGAGGCGCGGACACGGCAGAACGCGATTGCGAACCGCATGGAAACGGCGAACAACAAGCTACGGGTTCGTGAAGCCTATGCCGGCGAACGCGCTCAGGATGCATTCTCGCGCTTTGAATTGCTGGAGCGCCGCGCCGATCTGGCTGAAGGCCGTGCAGAGGCAGCCAGCCTCGCCGGTGAGCCAAAGTCGCTGGAGGAAGAAATTGCTGAACTGAAATCATCGGAAAAAGTCGACGCCGCGCTTGCCGCGATGAAGGCCAAATCCGCTGTAAAGGAAGCCTGA
- the pspF gene encoding phage shock protein operon transcriptional activator — translation MERNEAFVGESGAFLDSIERASRAAALNRPVLIIGERGTGKELVAERLHRLSPRWAGPLVTMNCAALTESLIEAELFGHEAGAFTGATRARAGRFEEADGGTLFLDELATLSAAAQERLLRAVEYGEVTRIGANNAVRVDVRIVAATNEHLPNLVDKGRFRADLLDRLAFEVLTLPPLRAREGDVRVLTDHFGRRMASEIGWDSWPGFSNDAHRLLQGHGWPGNVRELRNVVERAVYRWDSPDLPVDHIEFDPFASPWRPVEVAAATGPVPVAIDAPLRIVTENIGDLRAAVDAHERAILEATLARCRFNQRDAARALSLSYDQLRHCLRKHGLLEKKAAI, via the coding sequence ATGGAAAGAAACGAAGCATTCGTCGGAGAGTCGGGCGCATTTCTCGACAGCATTGAAAGAGCGAGCAGAGCGGCAGCACTCAATCGCCCTGTCCTCATTATCGGTGAACGGGGAACGGGCAAGGAACTCGTCGCAGAACGCCTCCATCGCCTCAGCCCGCGCTGGGCGGGACCACTGGTAACGATGAACTGCGCCGCGCTGACCGAGAGCCTGATCGAAGCTGAACTATTCGGACACGAAGCCGGTGCCTTCACCGGCGCGACGCGGGCGCGAGCCGGGCGTTTCGAGGAAGCGGATGGCGGGACCCTGTTTCTCGACGAACTGGCAACGTTGTCGGCTGCCGCGCAGGAACGCCTGTTGCGCGCCGTTGAATATGGCGAGGTTACTCGCATCGGCGCAAACAACGCGGTGCGCGTCGACGTCCGCATCGTTGCCGCAACCAACGAACATTTGCCTAACTTGGTCGATAAGGGGCGGTTTCGCGCCGATTTGCTCGATCGTCTCGCGTTCGAAGTGCTGACCCTACCGCCGCTTCGTGCGCGTGAGGGCGACGTGCGCGTGCTGACCGATCACTTCGGTCGGCGTATGGCCTCCGAAATTGGCTGGGATAGCTGGCCCGGCTTTTCCAACGATGCGCACCGATTGCTTCAAGGGCATGGCTGGCCCGGAAACGTCCGCGAGCTTCGTAACGTGGTGGAACGTGCGGTCTATCGTTGGGACAGTCCCGACCTCCCAGTCGATCACATCGAGTTCGACCCGTTTGCTTCCCCCTGGCGTCCCGTCGAGGTTGCCGCCGCTACCGGGCCGGTGCCAGTCGCGATTGATGCGCCGCTGCGTATCGTCACCGAAAACATCGGCGATCTGCGCGCCGCCGTCGATGCGCATGAGCGCGCGATCCTCGAAGCCACGTTGGCCCGTTGCCGCTTCAATCAGCGTGACGCGGCGAGGGCTCTTTCTCTCAGTTACGATCAATTACGCCACTGTTTGCGCAAGCACGGTCTGCTCGAGAAAAAAGCTGCGATCTGA
- a CDS encoding SufE family protein has translation MPLPALSDILAEYEFLDPDDRYRLLIDLGRDLEPMPDPLKTDATLVRGCSASVWVYPTRMDDGRLHFLADSNAAITKGIIALVLTTVQDRTPADIAATDIQAELAPFDLKAQLSSNRTQGIPNMISLIRSTAERLMA, from the coding sequence ATGCCCCTGCCCGCACTCTCCGACATTCTCGCCGAATATGAATTCCTCGATCCCGACGATCGCTATCGTCTGCTGATCGATCTGGGCCGCGATCTGGAACCGATGCCCGACCCGTTGAAGACCGACGCGACATTAGTGCGCGGGTGTTCGGCAAGCGTTTGGGTTTACCCGACCCGGATGGACGATGGGCGGCTCCACTTTCTGGCCGATTCGAACGCCGCGATTACCAAGGGAATCATCGCGCTGGTCCTGACGACGGTTCAGGATCGAACACCTGCCGATATCGCCGCGACCGACATTCAGGCCGAACTTGCACCCTTCGATCTGAAGGCACAGCTTAGTTCGAACCGCACACAGGGCATTCCGAATATGATCTCACTGATCCGTTCCACTGCGGAACGGTTGATGGCATAA
- a CDS encoding J domain-containing protein, translated as MTRSSRNLDWGFPRWRGYGTSSEATQVKLCDRHNCENKGDRPAPKSPNSPERWYFCEMHAAEYNRGWNYFEGLSAEDAAAREAEETRDATAFQAASHYGWGGPGDGTRSRDEMRALSILELDNDATFEDARGAWRRLAKANHPDIKQNDPVAAEKFRSIQAAWDVLRTAEDRRTVAF; from the coding sequence ATGACTCGATCTTCACGCAATCTCGACTGGGGTTTCCCACGCTGGCGCGGCTATGGCACGTCCAGCGAAGCCACGCAGGTCAAGCTTTGCGACCGGCATAATTGTGAAAACAAGGGCGATCGGCCCGCCCCGAAATCGCCCAACAGCCCCGAACGCTGGTATTTCTGTGAGATGCACGCCGCCGAATATAACCGGGGCTGGAATTATTTCGAAGGGTTGAGCGCCGAAGATGCGGCCGCTCGCGAAGCTGAGGAAACACGCGACGCGACCGCTTTTCAGGCGGCGTCGCATTATGGCTGGGGCGGTCCCGGCGATGGCACCCGGTCGCGCGATGAAATGCGCGCGCTGAGCATCCTCGAACTCGATAACGATGCGACGTTCGAGGATGCGCGCGGCGCATGGCGGCGTCTTGCAAAGGCCAACCATCCCGACATCAAGCAAAACGACCCTGTCGCCGCGGAAAAATTCCGGAGTATTCAGGCTGCTTGGGACGTTCTGCGCACCGCCGAAGATCGCCGCACCGTCGCGTTCTGA
- the dapF gene encoding diaminopimelate epimerase codes for MADHFHKMHGLGNDFVVIDAREKAVSMTAARARAIADRHNGIGCDQLILLEPADDADAVMRIFNADGSIAEACGNASRAVALLIGRKAELITAGGRITVEPFADGATVEMGLPHFGWDEIPLAYAMDTSAMPVGWEGLSDPAAVNVGNPHLIFFVDDCDAVPLDRLGPLIENDPLFPERINVNVATLTGPNAIKLRVWERGAGLTLACGTGACATAVAAIRSKRVTSPVEVSLPGGILTIAWAGGEQITMTGPATHVFTGETHWANFD; via the coding sequence ATGGCAGACCATTTTCATAAGATGCACGGACTCGGAAACGACTTCGTGGTTATCGATGCGCGAGAAAAGGCCGTCTCGATGACGGCTGCCCGCGCCCGGGCAATCGCGGACCGGCACAATGGGATCGGCTGCGACCAGCTTATCCTACTGGAACCCGCCGACGATGCCGATGCCGTCATGCGGATCTTCAATGCCGACGGCAGCATCGCCGAAGCGTGCGGAAATGCGTCGCGCGCTGTTGCTTTACTGATCGGCCGGAAAGCCGAACTCATAACGGCTGGGGGCCGCATTACCGTCGAGCCCTTCGCGGATGGCGCTACAGTCGAGATGGGCTTGCCACATTTTGGCTGGGACGAGATCCCACTTGCCTATGCAATGGATACGTCAGCAATGCCCGTTGGATGGGAAGGTCTGTCCGACCCCGCCGCAGTCAACGTTGGTAATCCGCATCTGATTTTCTTTGTGGACGATTGTGACGCAGTTCCGCTCGACAGGCTTGGGCCTTTGATCGAGAACGACCCACTTTTCCCTGAACGAATCAACGTCAACGTGGCGACTTTGACTGGGCCGAACGCTATAAAATTACGCGTTTGGGAAAGGGGTGCCGGGTTGACGCTTGCTTGCGGTACAGGCGCCTGCGCCACTGCCGTCGCGGCGATCCGCAGCAAACGAGTAACTTCTCCGGTAGAAGTCTCACTCCCCGGCGGCATCCTCACGATCGCCTGGGCTGGAGGCGAACAAATCACGATGACCGGCCCAGCCACGCATGTTTTCACTGGTGAAACCCACTGGGCAAATTTCGACTGA
- the mtaB gene encoding tRNA (N(6)-L-threonylcarbamoyladenosine(37)-C(2))-methylthiotransferase MtaB — protein sequence MMGVEVHNFGCRLNIAEGEAIRLAAADAGAITVINSCAVTNEAVQKARQAVRRAARTRPGARIVVTGCAAQIDPARFAAMPEVAAVIGNREKRLASAYSGAGEVGDIFTVAPLLAPVVSGRDHARAFVEVQTGCDHRCTFCIIPFGRGNSASAPASAVIEAIGAAVARGQQEVILTGVDLTSYEGGLGLLVARILKDVPELPRLRLSSLDPMEVDPLLFELLTTEPRMMPHVHLSLQAGDDMILKRMKRRHSRTHAVDLVQNLRTARPEIAIGADIIAGFPTEDEAMFANSLALVDDCDIVFGHIFPFSPRAGTPAARMPQISATLARSRAATLRLAVGARKAAWLASLVGSSQKVLVERDGVSGHAENFANVALNPATPGSIITLRIATSDGERLLESAQ from the coding sequence CTGATGGGAGTCGAGGTTCACAATTTCGGGTGCCGACTGAACATCGCAGAGGGAGAGGCTATTCGCCTCGCCGCGGCAGACGCTGGAGCCATCACCGTCATCAACAGCTGTGCCGTGACGAACGAGGCAGTACAAAAGGCGCGGCAGGCCGTCCGCCGCGCAGCACGGACACGGCCCGGTGCGCGGATCGTCGTCACCGGGTGTGCCGCGCAGATTGACCCCGCCCGCTTTGCCGCGATGCCCGAAGTGGCCGCAGTGATCGGCAATCGAGAAAAGCGGTTGGCCTCCGCTTATTCAGGCGCTGGCGAAGTGGGTGACATATTCACAGTCGCCCCTCTGCTCGCCCCCGTCGTCAGCGGGCGCGACCATGCACGAGCGTTCGTCGAGGTTCAGACCGGCTGCGATCATCGCTGCACCTTTTGCATTATACCGTTCGGGCGGGGGAACAGCGCATCGGCTCCGGCGTCTGCGGTGATCGAAGCCATTGGCGCGGCGGTTGCGCGGGGGCAGCAGGAGGTGATCCTGACCGGCGTCGACCTGACCAGTTACGAAGGCGGACTGGGCCTGCTCGTTGCCCGCATCCTGAAAGACGTGCCCGAACTTCCTCGCCTACGGTTGTCGTCACTCGACCCTATGGAAGTCGATCCGCTCTTGTTCGAATTACTGACGACCGAACCACGGATGATGCCGCACGTTCACCTTTCGCTTCAAGCTGGCGACGATATGATCCTGAAGCGCATGAAACGCCGGCATTCGCGCACTCATGCGGTCGATCTGGTGCAGAATCTCAGGACCGCCCGACCGGAAATCGCCATCGGAGCAGACATTATTGCAGGCTTCCCGACAGAGGATGAGGCAATGTTTGCGAACAGCCTCGCGCTGGTCGATGACTGCGATATCGTTTTTGGTCACATCTTTCCATTCTCCCCGCGCGCCGGGACGCCAGCCGCGCGGATGCCCCAAATCTCGGCCACCCTGGCTCGGTCGCGGGCAGCCACGCTGCGGCTTGCAGTGGGCGCGCGAAAAGCGGCATGGCTGGCTTCGCTGGTCGGTTCCAGCCAGAAAGTGCTGGTCGAACGCGACGGCGTCAGCGGTCACGCCGAAAACTTCGCAAATGTAGCGTTGAACCCCGCAACGCCGGGTAGCATCATCACCCTTCGTATTGCCACCAGCGATGGCGAGCGGCTTTTGGAAAGCGCGCAATGA
- a CDS encoding DUF1467 family protein — translation MNWKSALAIYVLFWVMSAFIVLPFGVKTPEELGVEKTPGQVESAPANFRPKRVLIRMTILATILFALFYGNYIYGWLSVDQLTVFKPA, via the coding sequence ATGAACTGGAAGTCCGCGCTCGCCATCTATGTCCTGTTCTGGGTGATGAGCGCGTTCATCGTCTTGCCGTTCGGAGTAAAAACGCCCGAGGAACTTGGTGTCGAAAAGACACCGGGGCAGGTCGAAAGTGCGCCTGCCAATTTTCGGCCAAAACGGGTGCTGATCAGAATGACGATCCTTGCCACGATCCTGTTTGCGTTATTCTATGGCAACTACATCTATGGCTGGCTGAGCGTTGACCAATTGACGGTGTTCAAGCCTGCTTGA
- a CDS encoding Hpt domain-containing protein, whose product MAYDLGALEAALAAVVGDEPRLMAELRGVFFESASSYLAALRSAESRDDWRAAAERMKGLAASFGARKLMDAAAGAMNGSPSAVSLRRIERAVSALSD is encoded by the coding sequence ATGGCATATGACCTCGGAGCACTCGAAGCGGCCCTTGCCGCAGTGGTTGGTGATGAACCTCGTTTGATGGCCGAATTGCGCGGTGTCTTTTTCGAGAGCGCGTCGTCGTATCTTGCCGCCTTGCGTAGCGCCGAGTCGCGGGACGATTGGCGTGCGGCGGCTGAGCGAATGAAAGGTCTGGCGGCAAGTTTCGGTGCGCGAAAGCTCATGGATGCGGCCGCTGGTGCAATGAATGGCTCGCCCAGCGCGGTTAGTCTGCGGCGGATAGAACGAGCAGTATCAGCACTCAGCGACTGA
- a CDS encoding superoxide dismutase, whose amino-acid sequence MPFVLPELPYDPAALQPHMSAETLEYHHGKHHKAYVDKANSLIADKGSAQQSLIETIATARAAGDKALFNNAAQIWNHSFFWQCLAPAGQKPTSKLADLITAKFGSTEALVEALVKEAVGHFASGWAWLVLDGDTLAITSLHDADTPADKGPKPLLVLDVWEHAYYIDYRNARPKYAETVLGNIINWDFVAQNLDGNGALRADQK is encoded by the coding sequence ATGCCTTTCGTATTGCCCGAGCTTCCTTACGACCCCGCGGCTCTCCAACCGCACATGTCGGCGGAAACGCTTGAATATCATCACGGCAAACATCACAAAGCCTATGTCGACAAAGCGAACTCGCTGATCGCTGACAAAGGCAGTGCGCAGCAGTCACTGATTGAAACCATAGCGACGGCGCGGGCCGCTGGTGACAAAGCTTTATTTAATAATGCAGCGCAGATCTGGAACCACAGCTTTTTCTGGCAGTGCCTTGCGCCCGCAGGTCAAAAACCGACCAGCAAGTTGGCCGACCTGATAACGGCGAAGTTCGGATCGACAGAGGCGCTGGTCGAAGCATTGGTGAAGGAAGCGGTCGGCCATTTTGCCAGTGGCTGGGCCTGGTTGGTACTTGATGGCGACACGCTGGCGATCACTTCGCTGCACGATGCGGACACACCCGCCGATAAAGGCCCCAAACCGCTGCTCGTTCTCGATGTGTGGGAACATGCCTATTACATCGACTATCGTAACGCGCGGCCGAAGTACGCCGAGACAGTGCTTGGCAATATCATCAACTGGGACTTCGTTGCCCAGAATCTCGACGGCAACGGTGCATTGCGCGCGGATCAGAAATAA
- a CDS encoding SecDF P1 head subdomain-containing protein, with protein sequence MRTLALAALLAYPAMAIASTPADLLTIGGAAFPQTDILDARATSDGTGMPNIFVTMTPAAAKRLASISKANIGKPIAIAIGNTVLMNPVVRDEITGGVIEISGIASFDAAASMARRISGKDPLPESTDE encoded by the coding sequence ATGCGCACTCTCGCTCTTGCGGCCCTGCTGGCCTATCCCGCTATGGCGATCGCGTCGACGCCTGCCGATCTGCTAACGATCGGGGGCGCGGCTTTCCCTCAAACCGATATTCTCGATGCGCGCGCAACGTCGGATGGTACGGGTATGCCGAACATTTTCGTCACGATGACACCTGCTGCGGCAAAACGGCTGGCGTCGATCAGCAAAGCCAATATCGGCAAGCCCATCGCAATTGCGATCGGTAACACGGTGTTGATGAACCCGGTCGTACGTGACGAAATTACCGGCGGTGTTATCGAGATTTCCGGTATTGCGAGTTTCGACGCTGCGGCATCAATGGCACGGCGGATTTCGGGGAAAGACCCACTACCCGAAAGTACCGACGAATAA
- the pspC gene encoding envelope stress response membrane protein PspC, which produces MTARRTSFYLDKQNAKWLGVCSGIADYTGLERTWVRVGAVLLTIMGGFPWTLIAYLVTAWVANPKPFGLYESAEDAKFWQGVRQSPTRSTRDVRAKFRDIDRRLADVETHYTSRNSSLANEIDNLR; this is translated from the coding sequence ATGACTGCACGTCGTACTTCGTTCTACCTCGACAAACAGAATGCCAAATGGCTGGGCGTTTGCTCGGGGATCGCCGACTACACGGGCCTCGAACGGACATGGGTCCGCGTCGGTGCCGTCCTGCTCACCATCATGGGCGGTTTTCCGTGGACGCTGATCGCCTATCTCGTAACGGCCTGGGTTGCCAATCCAAAGCCGTTCGGACTGTACGAAAGCGCCGAGGACGCCAAATTCTGGCAGGGCGTGCGCCAGTCGCCGACCCGTTCGACCCGGGACGTTCGTGCCAAGTTCCGGGACATCGACCGTCGTCTTGCCGATGTCGAAACACATTACACCAGCCGCAACTCGAGCCTCGCCAACGAGATCGACAACCTGCGCTGA
- the ftsY gene encoding signal recognition particle-docking protein FtsY: protein MTETSWTQKLANGLKRTSSKLTDNLGGLLGSDRLDKATLDDVEDALIASDLGPTTAARIRDRLTDARFDRGVDEKAVRVVMADEIAKVLGPVAKPLRIDAFPRPQVILVIGVNGSGKTTTIAKLAHLFLEQDYGVMLAAGDTFRAAAIGQLKVWAERLGVPIVTGPEGGDAAGVVFDAVKQATATGIDVLIVDTAGRLQNKRELMDELAKVRRVLGRLNPAAPHDVVLVLDATTGQNALSQIEIFKEVAGVTGLVMTKLDGSARGGVLVAAAEKFGLPIHAVGVGETIDDLRPFDANELARAIAGVTN from the coding sequence ATGACCGAAACTTCCTGGACGCAAAAGCTCGCCAACGGGCTAAAACGCACGTCGTCCAAACTGACCGACAACCTCGGCGGCCTGCTCGGTAGCGACCGACTGGACAAGGCAACGCTCGACGATGTGGAGGATGCCCTGATCGCGTCCGACCTCGGCCCCACCACGGCTGCGCGTATCCGCGACCGTCTGACGGACGCCCGCTTCGATCGGGGTGTCGATGAAAAAGCCGTTCGTGTGGTCATGGCGGATGAAATTGCAAAGGTGCTTGGCCCTGTCGCCAAGCCGTTGCGGATCGACGCATTCCCCCGACCTCAAGTGATACTTGTCATTGGAGTCAACGGATCAGGCAAGACGACGACAATCGCCAAGCTGGCCCATCTGTTTCTGGAGCAGGATTACGGCGTGATGCTGGCGGCGGGCGATACGTTCCGCGCCGCCGCGATCGGGCAATTGAAAGTCTGGGCTGAGCGACTGGGTGTGCCGATCGTCACCGGTCCCGAGGGCGGCGATGCAGCAGGCGTCGTATTCGACGCCGTGAAACAGGCGACTGCGACCGGCATAGATGTGTTGATCGTGGACACCGCGGGTCGGCTGCAGAACAAACGCGAGTTGATGGACGAACTTGCCAAAGTCCGCCGCGTTCTGGGCCGTCTGAACCCAGCGGCTCCGCACGATGTCGTGCTCGTGCTGGACGCGACCACCGGCCAGAACGCGCTATCGCAGATCGAGATTTTCAAGGAGGTTGCAGGGGTGACCGGACTTGTCATGACTAAGCTGGACGGCAGCGCGCGCGGCGGTGTGCTGGTTGCGGCGGCTGAAAAATTCGGACTGCCGATCCACGCGGTCGGGGTCGGCGAAACCATTGACGATCTTCGCCCGTTCGACGCGAACGAACTGGCGCGTGCCATTGCAGGAGTTACCAATTGA